One Cygnus atratus isolate AKBS03 ecotype Queensland, Australia chromosome 21, CAtr_DNAZoo_HiC_assembly, whole genome shotgun sequence genomic region harbors:
- the CASP9 gene encoding caspase-9 → MEERRRRALRRSRVLLVEGLRLEPLWAPLRDRGVFTAAMVEELQSLGTRREQARQLVIDLESRGQQAFPVFVSILRDTGQGELADALSEACGSLPSQPRDLRPVELEPSGEKRGKSESTVERLSIPVQDKSEQFRAPPAPARGSAVDKSDHNLVYQMKADPCGHCLIINNITFSPDSSLSTRVGSNVDCERLEKRFKSLCFRVQTLKDLKAQEINAKLRSLAQQDHSALDCCLVVILSHGCQTSHNQFPGGIYGTDGKSIPVEKIVKHFDGSNCPSLRGKPKLFFIQACGGDQKDQGFEVDCESPKDEACRSSVESDATPFQALSGNMDEPDAVASLPTPSDILVSYSTFPGFVSWRDKSCGSWYVETLDSVLEQHARSEDLLTMLLWVANVVSAKGRFKQIPGCFNFLRKKFFFMCK, encoded by the exons atggaggagcggcggcggcgggcgctgaGGCGGAGCcgggtgctgctggtggaggggCTGCGGCTGGAGCCGCTCTGGGCGCCGCTGAGGGACCGCGGCGTGTTCACCGCGGCCatggtggaggagctgcag AGTCTCGGCACACGCAGGGAGCAGGCCCGGCAGCTGGTTATCGACCTGGAGAGCCGCGGGCAGCAGGCTTTCCCCGTGTTCGTCTCGATCCTGCGGGATACAGGGCAGGGCGAGCTGGCAGATGCGCTGAGCGAGGCGTGCGGGAGCCTGCCGTCGCAGCCCAGAGACCTGAGGCCTGTGGAGCTGGAGCCGAGTGGAGAAAAGCGTGGTAAAA GTGAGAGCACCGTGGAACGCTTGTCCATCCCAGTCCAAGACAAGAGCGAACAATTTCGAGCACCTCCTGCACCAGCCCGGG GTTCAGCTGTCGACAAGAGCGACCACAATCTG GTCTACCAGATGAAGGCAGACCCTTGTGGACACTGCCTGATCATCAACAACATCACCTTCAGCCCAGACTCCAGTCTGTCGACTCGAGTCGGATCCAATGTGGACTGCGAGAGGCTGGAGAAGCGCTTCAAGTCCTTGTGCTTCCGCGTCCAGACCTTGAAGGATCTCAAAGCTCAG GAAATCAATGCAAAGCTGCGGAGCCTGGCGCAGCAGGACCACAGTGCCCTGGACTGCTGCCTGGTGGTCATCCTCTCCCACGGCTGTCAG acaAGCCATAATCAGTTTCCTGGAGGGATTTATGGAACGGACGGAAAAAGTATTCCAGTTGAAAAGATTGTGAAACATTTCGATGGGTCCAATTGCCCAAGTTTGAGAGGAAAACCCAAACTCTTCTTCATCCAGGCCTGTGGTGGAG aCCAAAAAGATCAAGGATTTGAAGTGGATTGCGAGTCACCCAAAGATGAAGCTTGCAGAAGTTCCGTAGAGTCGGATGCGACTCCTTTTCAGGCTCTGTCGGGTAATATGGATGAGCCAGATGCCGTAGCCAGTTTGCCCACGCCCAGTGACATCTTGGTGTCCTATTCAACCTTTCCAG GTTTTGTCTCCTGGAGGGATAAGTCATGCGGCTCATGGTATGTGGAAACGCTGGACAGCGTGCTGGAGCAGCACGCCCGTTCTGAAGACCTGCTAACCATGTTACTGTGg GTGGCAAATGTTGTATCTGCCAAGGGGAGGTTCAAGCAGATCCCGGGCTGTTTCAACTTCCTCCGTAAAAAATTCTTCTTCATGTGCAAGTGA